In Bifidobacterium scardovii JCM 12489 = DSM 13734, the genomic stretch GTTCAGGCGCCGGCGGACCGGAACGGGGGAGGCTCTCAGGTGTGGGGTATGTCATATCAGCGCATAGCCAATATGCAGTGTCGGGGTTAGTGTTTGGCCTAGAGTTCTGTTAGGTTTGCGTAAGAACGTTCAATTGATTGGAGGCAGCGTACGGTGAGCGAAAACCAAGCGCCAAATGCCGCGGCTGACGTGGAGATGAGCCAGTACGTGGCTGATCGCGCCCGCGTCAACGAGGAGAAAATCAAACAGGATGACGAGATCATCCAGCAGTTCGGCGACTACAGCTACGGATGGCACGATTCCGATGCCGCCGGCGAGGCGGCGAAGCGAGGCATCGACGAGAACGTCGTGCGCTCCATCAGCGCCGACAAGGGCGAGCCGCAGTGGATGCTCGACATGCGCCTGCGCGGGTTCAAGGCGTTCCTGGACAAGCCGATGCCCGATTGGGGCGTGGACCTCAGCGGCTTCAACGCCGACGACTTCAAATACTACGTCAAGCCGATCGAGAAGCAGGCCAAGACGTGGGAGGAACTGCCCGACGACATCCGCAACACCTATGACCGCCTGGGCATCCCCGAGGCGGAGAAGAGCCGCCTCGTCTCCGGCGTGGCCGCCCAGTACGAGTCCGAGGTCATCTACAACTCCATCCAGAAGGATCTCGCCGATCAGGGCGTGATCTTCGTCGACACCGACACCGCCGTGCGCGAATACCCCGATCTGGTGCGCAAGTACTTCGGCACCGTCGTCTCCCCGGAGGACAACAAGTTCGGCGCGCTCAACACCGCCGCGTGGTCCGGCGGCTCGTTCGTGTACGTGCCGAAGGGCGTGCACGTCGACATCCCGCTGCAGGCCTACTTCCGCATCAACACGCCGGCCATGGGCCAGTTCGAGCGCACGCTGATCATTGCGGACGAGGGCTCCTACGTGCACTACGTCGAGGGCTGCACCGCCCCGATCTGGTCCGAGGACTCGCTGCACGCGGCCATCGTCGAGATCATCGTCGAGAAGCACGCCCGCGTGCGCTACACCACCGTGCAGAACTGGTCGAACAACGTGTACAACCTCGTCACCCAGCGCGCCTACGTGCGCGAGGGCGGCACGATGGAATGGGTCGACGGCAACATCGGGTCCAAGGCTACGATGAAGTACCCGGCCTGCATCCTCGCCGAGCCGTACGCCACCGCGTCGACCATGTCCCTCGGCTTCGCCGGCAAGGGCCAGTATCAGGACACCGGCGCGAAGATGATCCATCTCGCCCCGCACACCAGCTCCACGATCGTCGCCAAGTCGATCTCGCGCGGCGGCGGGCGCTCCGCGTACCGCGGCCTGGTCAAGATCGTCGACGGCGCCGAAGGCTCCTCGAACTCCACCGTGTGCGACGCGCTGCTCGTCGACGACTTCAGCCGCTCCGACACGTACCCGCATGTGGACGTGCGCGAGGATGACGTCACCATGGCGCACGAGGCCACCGTCTCCAAGGTCTCCGAGGACCAGCTCTTCTACCTGATGAGCCGCGGCCTCGAGGAGAAGGAGGCCATGGGCATGATCGTGCGCGGCTTCGTCGAGCCGATCAGCCGCGAGCTGCCGATGGAGTACGCGCTCGAACTGAACCGTTTGGTCGAACTGCAGATGGAAGGATCGGTGGGCTGATTCCCATGGCATCGAACGAAACTGAACTCAATATCCCCGTCGCGGACCCGAACGATCCGTACGCGATCCCGGCGGCCATGCCGTCGAGCGCCGACCGCGCGCCGCGTTCCTTCGAGGTCTCCGCGTTCCCGCAGCCCGACCGCAAGCAGGAGGAGTGGCGCTATACGCCGCTCGAGCGCATCGAGGAATTCTTCGACGTGTTCAAGCCGAGCGGCGAGACCGCGATCGTGGTCTCCAACGTCGACGGCACGCCCGTCGACCCGGAGCGGGTGGCCGTCAGCCAGAAGCGGCTCGGCGAAGGCGGATCGGGTACCGTGTCCAAGCCGAACGACCGCGTCTCGGCCGTCGAATGGAACTCCGGCCACACCGCCACCATCGTCGAACTGAACGGCGAGCTGGACCAGCCCGTGCTGATCCGCGTGGTCGGCGGAGGCATGGACCTCGACGCCCTCCATCTGGTGATCATCGCCGACGACGGCACGCACGCCGACGTGGTCGTCGAGCACAACGGCAAGGCGCGTCTGGCCGAAGGCGTGGAGATCACCACCGGCCGGGACTCGCACGTCTCCGCCACGTTCGTCCAGGAATGGGACAAGGAATCCAAGCACGTCGGCAACCACCGCATCCACGTCGGCGAGGGCGCGTCCCTGCGCCACTCCGTCGTCACGCTCAGCGGCAGCATCGTGCGCATCCGCATGGACCAGGACTTCGGCGGCCCGCAGGGCAATCTCAACATGCTCGGCATCTACTTCGTGGATCCGGGCGAGCACATCGAGCATCGCACGATGGTGGTGCACAACCACCCCGAGTGCAAGTCCAGGGTGGTCTACAAGGGCGCGCTCGACGGCAAGGACGCGCACTCCACATGGGTCGGCAACGCGCTGATCGAGCCGACGGCCCCCGGCACCGACTCCTACGAGCTCAACCGCAATCTGGTGCTGACCCCGGGCGCGATCGCCGATTCCGAACCGAATCTGGAGATCGAGAACGGCAACATCATCGGCGCCGGCCACGCCAGCTCCGTCGGCCGATTCGACGACGAGGAGCTGTTCTACCTGCAGTCCCGCGGCATCCCCGAGACCGAGGCGCGCAAGCTCGTGGTGCGCGGCTTCTTCGGCGAGCTCGTCGAGGAGATCGGCGTGCCGGCCATCGCGCAGCACCTCATGGACGTGATCGACCGCCGTCTGGCCCGTGGCGAGGACGCGGCCATGCAGGCGGTTCTGGAAGACAAGTAAACGCATACGAGAATAATTCGAGGAGAATCCATGTCCACTCTGGAAATCAAGGACCTTTACGCCTCGGTCGAAACCAAGGAGGGTCGCAAGCAGATCCTCAAGGGCGTGAACCTGACCGTCAACTCCGGCGAGACGCACGCCATCATGGGCCCCAACGGCTCCGGCAAGTCCACGCTCGCCTACACGCTGGCCGGGCACCCCAAGTACGAGGTCGATTCGGGCGAAGTGCTGCTCGACGGCGTCGACATCCTCAAGCAGACCCCCGACGAGCGCGCCAAGGAGGGCCTGTTCCTCGCCATGCAGTACCCGGTCGAGGTGCCGGGCGTGTCGATGACCAACTTCCTGCGCACCGCGAAGACGGAGGTCGACGGCAAGGCGCCGGCCATCCGCACGTGGACCAAGGAGCTGTCCGAGGCGATGAAGCGCCTGCGCATGGACCCGAAGTTCGCGACCCGCTCCGTCAACGAGGGCTTCTCCGGCGGCGAGAAGAAGCGCGCTGAGGTGCTGCAGCTCGAGCTGCTCAAGCCCAAGTTCGCGATCCTCGACGAGACCGACTCCGGCCTTGACGTCGACGCGCTGCGCATCGTCTCCGAAGGCGTGAACCGCGCCAAGGAAGCCAACGATTTCGGCATCCTCATGGTCACGCACTACACGCGCATCCTCAAGTACATCAAGCCGGACATCGTGCACGTCTTCGCCGACGGCCACTTCGTCAAGACCGGCGGCCCGGAGCTGGCCGACGAGCTGGAGGAGAACGGCTACGACCAGTACCTGCCCGAAGGGTCCGATTCCGAGTCGGCGCTGGCCTGAGCGCGCCCTGCCACGGCAGGGACCGGTCAAGTCGGTCAGGTCAAGTCAGTCCGGTCAAGTCAATCAAGAGGGGAATATGACGGATTTCAAGGCGATTCGGGCGCAGTTCCCGATTCTGGATCAGCAGATACACGGGCATCCGCTCGTGTATCTGGACTCCGCGGCGACCTCGCAGAAGCCGCAGTGCGTGATCGATGCGGAAGCCGAGTTCTACCGCACGATCAACGCCGGCGTGCACCGTGGGGCGCATGAGCTGGCGGCGCGCTCGACCACGGCTTTCGAGGATGCGCGCGCCAAGGTTGCGAGACTGGTCGGCGCCAACGCCGCGGAAGGCGAGGAGGAGATCGTGGTGACCGCCGGTGCGACCGCCGGCCTGAACCTGCTCGCCACCGCCTTCGGCAATGCGAGCCTCGGCCGCGGGGGAGAGGCCGCCAAGCGCTTCGCGCTGAAGCCCGGCGACGAGATCGTGGTCTCCAAGGCCGAGCACCATTCGGTGCTGCTGCCGTTCCAGGAGCTGGCGTACCGCACCGGGGCCACGCTCAAGTGGTTCGACCTGACCGAGGACGGGCGCATCCGCTCCGACACCGCCGGCGAGGTGATCACCGAGCGCACCAAGGTCGTGGCGATCACGCATGTGGGCAACACCACCGGCGCGATCACCGACATCGCCTCGATCGTGCGCCGCGCGCACGAGGTCGGCGCCGTGTTCGTGCTCGACGCCTGTCAGTCGGTGCCCCATCTGGCCGTCGACTTCCACGCGCTGGACGTGGACTTCGCGGCCTGGAGCGCGCACAAGATGTACGGCCCGACCGGCGTCGGGTTCCTGTACGGCAAGCGCGAGATGCTGGAGGCCCTGCCGCCGGCGAACTTCGGCGGTTCTATGGTCGAGCTGGCGTGGATGGACCAGCCGGCCCAGTACATGGAGCCTCCGGCGCGCTTCGAGGCCGGCACGCAGCCGGTCGCGCAGGTCGTGGCGGCCGGGGTCGCCGCCGAGTGGATGATGGGCGTCGGCATGGCGAACATCGAGGCCCACGAGCGCACGATCGCCGCGGAGCTGCTCAAGCTCGGCGACATCGACGGCGTGCGCATCCTCGGACCGCGCGAGAACGTGAACCGCATCGGCACCGTCGCCTTCGACGTGGCCGGCGTGCACCCGCACGACGTCGGCCAGTTCATCGACGCGCAGGGCATCGCCATCCGCGTCGGTCACCATTGCGCCCAGCCGGTGCACCGCCACTTCGGTCTGTACGCCTCCAACCGCGCGTCGAGCGGCGTGTACAACAGCGTCGACGATGCGCGCGCGCTGGTCGAGGCCGTGGCCAAGGTGAGGCCGTTCTTCAAGGCGTGATGCGTGATCCCGCTTCGGAGCGGGATGTGGCACGGTACGCCGCGGCGGCTCGGGCGGTGGCATCTTGGGCTGCGGTGTTTTGAGCGGTCCCCGGCGTACCATATTGCACATATTCGTATGTTGCGCACATTGCAGTTGTGCGCATTCATCCACCGCACGCAGGCGGAGGGGAAAGGTGAGCATGAGTGATTTTGGCATAAGCGGCGACGGCCTCGAGCAGATGTACCAGGAGGTGATTCTCGAAGCCGCCCGCGATCCGCACGGCAAGGAGACCTTCGCCCCTGATCTGGCTTCGGAGCAGGCCTCCGGAGCCGGGAAGAGCACGATGCGCGCCAGCCACGAGTACTGCACGCCGGGCGAATCCCACCAGTTCAACCCGACCTGCGGCGACGAGGCCACCGTACATGCCGAAGTGTCCGATGCCGAGCCGCATCGCATCGAGCGGCTGGTGTGGGACGGCCACGGCTGTTCGATCTCGCAGGCCAGCCTGTCGGTGATGGTTGATCTGGTCGCCGGCAGGACCGTCGACGAGGCGATGGATCTGTTCCGCGACTTCCACGAGCTCATGGAATCGCGCGGCGCCGGTCTGAACGACGACGCCAAGGAGGAACAGCTGGGCGACGCCGTGGTGTTCCAGGGCGTGTCCAAATACCCGATGCGCATCAAATGCGCGCTGCTCGGCTGGGAGGGCATGCGCGACGCCGTGGCCAAGGCCTTGGCCGCGAAGCCGCAGCGGTAAGCAGCAGCAACTTTGGCTCCCCTCTCTGAGGGGAGCTGTCGGCGCGGCCGACTGAGGGGAGGAAACGCATCGGTCTTACATCAGTCGTCTGCGAGAATGCTCACCTCAGTCACTTCGTGACAGCTCCCCTCAGCGAGGGGAGCCGGAAACACCGACAACCTATAACGTAGGACACCACCAACCCACCCACAACGTTTGGAGAGATATGAGTGACAATCTGGTTCCCGAGCCCGAATCCTCGGTGTTCGATACCGTGAACAAGGTGCTGGGCGACGAGGAGGCCGCTCGCCGCGTGATGGCGAACCCGAATCTGGTCGCCGTCGCCAACGGGCCTTCCGACCAGCACGCGCACGGCGACGGCGCATGCGCATGCGGCGGTCATGGCGATGGCCAATGCTGCCAGTCCGGCGAGGACGACATCCCGCTCAAGGCGGTCGACGATATCGGCCGTGCCACCGCAGCCGACGTCAAGGAGGCCCTGCACCAGGTCATCGACCCGGAGCTCGGCATCGACGTCATCGATCTGGGCCTGGTCTACGGCATCGAGATCGACGAGCTGGGCCGTGCGATCATCACGATGACCCTGACCACGCCGGCCTGCCCGCTCACCGACCTCATCGAGGACGAGTGCGCGAGCACGCTCGCCGGTCTGGTCGAGGAATTCCGCATCGACTGGACGTGGCAGCCCCGCTGGACGACGGACAAGATCACGCCGGAAGGCCGCGAGCAGCTCGCCGCGCTGGGATTCAACTTCGACAACATGCCAAAGTACTGAGCGCATTCGGTATCAAGGCTCCCTCAGGGGAGCCTTTTTGTTATGGGTTTCTACATGATTTCCGTCATGCCGGAATGAGCCTCTTCCCGCCAATAGATGGTGCCTCAGCTATAGATCCACGGCGCGGTATTACTTCCACGGCGCGGTATTACTTCCACCGCGTGGTTTGGTGTTTTAGGGTTTTCGCGTCATTCCAACGTTTTTGCTTGCTGCGTGGTGGATGGTTTACCGCGCGGTGGGGAGTAATACCGCGTCGTGGATGGTTTACCGCGTGGTGGAGAGGTTGACGGGTGGCGGGTTCCGCGCTGTGGAGGTACTATCGCACGGGGAAATGCTATCACGCGATGGAAGAATGTGCCGCAACAATAACTTACCGCCATAAATAACTTACCGCCATACATGATTGAGGGGAGCACGGGCGGTACCCATGCTCCCCTCAATGAAGTGCATACGCGCGGCTAAAAAATCAGTCGTCCACGACGGTGCCCTTCGGCACCACGGTGATGCCGTCCGGCGTGACCGTGAAGCCACGGGCCAGATCGTGCTCGGTGTCGATGCCGACGGTCGAGTTCTCGGTCAGCACGACGTTCTTGTCGAGGATCGCCTTGTAGACGCGCGCGCGGCGGTTGATCGTCACGCCGTCGAACAGGATGGAGTCGACGACCTGCGCCCACGAGTGGATGTGCACGTTCGGCGAGAGCACGGAGTGGTGCACCTCGCCGCCGGAGACGATCACGCCGGGGGAGACGATCGAATCGGTCGCGTGGCCGAGGCGGTCGCGGCCGGCATGCACGAACTTGGCGGGCGGCAGCGTGCCGGAGTTCGTGTAGATCGGCCAAGCCTGGTTGTACAGGTTGAACTCGGGCACATAGGCGATCAGGTCCATGTGTGCATCGTAGAACTGCTTGAGCGTACCGACGTCGCGCCAGTAGGCGTGATCGGTCGGCGTGGCGCCGGGAATCACGTTCGAGTTGAAGTCGTAGACGCCGGCCTCGCCGCGGGAGGCGAAGTAGGGGGCGATGTCGCCTCCCATGTCGTGCTTGGTGTCCTCGGCCTTCTCGTCCTTGGCCAGCGCGTCGAACAGGGCGTCCGTGTTGGCCACGTAGTTGCCCATCGAGGCGAGGAAGGAGTTCGGATCGTCGGGCAGACCGGCCGCGTGCTCGGGCTTCTCCTGGAACTCGCGGATCTGGTTGGGGTGCTCCGGGTCCACGTCGATCACGCCGAACTGGTTCGACTGGCTGATCGGCTGGCGGATGCCGGCCACCGTGAACTCGGCGCCGGAGGCGATGTGCTGCTCGACCATCTGGCCGAAGTCCATGCGGTAGACGTGGTCGGCGCCGACGATGACCACGATGTCGGGCTGCACGTCCTCGATGATGTTGATCGTCTGGTAGATCGCGTCGGCGGAGCCGAGGTACCAGTGCTTGCCGAGGCGCTGCTGCGCGGGGACCGGGGAGACGTAGTTGCCCAGCAGCGAGGAGAAGCGCCACATCTGCGAGATGTGGCGGTCCAGCGAGTGGGACTTGTACTGGGTCAGCACGATGATGTGGCGGTAATCGGAATTCACCAGATTACTCAGCGGGAAATCGATCAGGCGGAATACTCCGCCGAACGGGACGGCGGGCTTCGCTCGATCGCGGGTCAACGGCATCAGGCGCGTTCCCTCACCGCCCGCTAGGACGATGGACAGAATCTTCTGCTTGTTCTTCGCCATGGATGCTCCTCTCTATGGTCACCAACAGCGTCTTGCGACACCGATACTTCCTGCGCCCCACGCATCCTTGCGTAGTTCGACACTACCTAATATTTGCACAAATTCGGCGACACGCAAGGCAGCGCGTGGGCGAGTCGGAAGTTTTACGATGACCGTTCGATGACCGCTCAGTGAAGTCTGGTTGAATAGAACGCCACGGCGCTCGATGCGGCGACATTGAGCGAATCGACGCCGTGGCTCATCGGGATCTTCACCGTCAGATCGGCGTTCGCGATCGTGTGGCGGCTTAGCCCGTCGCCCTCGGTACCGAAGATCAGCGCCAGCTTGTCGATGTGATCGGGCTCGTCCTGCGCATTGCCCAAGCGGCGGACCAGCTCGTCCAGGCTGATCGAGTCGTCGGTCAGGGCTATGGCGACCGTGGTGAAGCCGAGCCCATGCAGTTCCTCCAGCCCGTCGAACGGCCAGGCGTGGCGGGACTCCGTGCCGATGCGCGTCCACGGGATCTGGAACACCGTGCCCATCGACACGCGCGCCGCGCGCCGGTACAGCGGATCGCCGCAGGAGGGCGTCACCAGCACCGCATCCACGTCGAGCGCCGCCGCGGAACGCATGAGCGCGCCGACATTGGTATGGTCGACGATGTTCTCCATGATCGCGATGCGCCGGGCGCCGCGGCACACCTCGGCCACCGACGGCAGCGGCCAGCGGCGCATCGCCGACAGCGCGCCGCGGTGCAGCCGGTATCCGGTCAGCTGCCTGAGCTGCTCGGAGGAGGCCACGTAGACGGGGACACTCGGTCCCCAGTGCTCGTCGACGAAGGCGAAGGTGTCCGCCATGCCCTCGATCCAGGGCTCCTCGACCAGCAGGGAGATCGGTTCGCGGCCGGCCGCCAGCGCGCGGTCGATGACCTTCGGGGACTCGGCGATGAACAGGCCCTTGGCGGGCTCGAGGCGGTTGCGCAGCTGGATCTCGGTCAGGTTCGTGTACGCGGACACGCGCTCGTCGTCGATCGAATCGATGGTGATGAACCGCATGCGGCAGCCTTTCTCTCACGTCGCCGGCGGACGGATGCGAGCGCGGGCGAGCGGTCGGGGTCATGGGCGAACGGATGATGAATACAAGAAAACCCCGTGTTTCCACGGGGTTGTACTCGGTGTCCGGGATGGGACTTGAACCCACACGCCTGTATAAAATAGGCACTAGCACCTCAAGCTAGCGCGTCTACCATTCCGCCACCCGGACAGGTGCCGTTTGAGGCAACGAGTAGATACTTTACCATGACATCCCCGATCGTCAAATCGGTGTGTCGTCCCTGCGTGTCGCCTGTTGGCCGTAGGGGGTGTGTAGCCTAGAGGGCATGACGAATCCTTTGTTTCTTCTCGATCCATCGCGCGATGACGTGCCGGTGAACTGCGACGAGCTCAACACCGGGTGGAAGATCACGCTTCCCGCGGCGGTCAGGAGGCACGCCGTGCAGGCGATGCGCCTGTCGGAGGGCGACGAGCTGGACCTCTCCGACGGCGAGGGGCTGCGGATCCGTGCCGTGATCGCCGATGCGGACGCCGGGCTGGCCGAGGTCAGGGAGGTCGGCCGCGAGGCGCAGCCGGTCACCCGCCTCGCGCTGATCCAAGCGCTGGCGAAGACCGGGCATGACGAGCAGGCGATCGACGTGGCCACGCAGATCGGCGTCGACACGGTGATCCCGTGGCAGGCGGACCGCTCCATAGCCAAATGGAAGGCCGGGCGCACCGACCGCAAATGGCGGCAGGTGCTGACCGCTGCGACCGAGCAGTCGCGCCGCGCGTGGACGCCCCGCCTGGCCGACTGCGTCTCGAGCAAGCAGATCGTCGCCATCTGCCGGCGCGCGTGCGTGCACGGCGATCTGGTGATTGTCCTGCATCAGGACGCCACCGATACATGGGACGGCATCGAGGGCCTGGTCAGGGCGATGGCCGACAAGTGCCTTGAGGACGGCCGCCCGCGCACGGTCAGCGTAGTGGTCGGGCCGGAGGGCGGCATCAGCGAGGACGAAGTCGAGGCGTTCACGGCCGCCGGCGCCCGCGCCGTGGTGCTCGGGACCAACATCCTGCGCGCCTCGGCGGCCGGCCCCGTGGCGCTGTCGCTGCTGGCCCGCGCGCTCGGCCGGTTCGCCTGAGCGCGCCGCGGATGCCAATATCCGTGCGGGGCAATAGCATGGAATCAGCGAAAACGCGCATGCCGTCGATAGGTTCGGCATTAGGTTAGGAGTGAATATGAGCGAGTCCGAGGACTGCCTGTTCTGCAAGATCATCGCGGGTGAGATCCCCAGCGGCAAGGTGTATGAGGACGACACCACCTATGCGTTCAAGGACATCAACCCGAAGGCCAAGGTGCACGTACTGGTCGTGCCGCGCAAGCACTACGCGAACGTCGCCGAGCTGGCGCAGGCCGACCCTGCCGAGCTCGCGCACATCGTCGAGGTGGCCCAGTCGATCGCCGACCGGGAGTTCCACGGGGCGTACCGCCTGATCTTCAACACCGGCCTCGACGCCGGGCAGACGGTCTTCCACGTGCACGCGCACGTGCTGACCGGCGAGACGCTGGACGAGTAAGGGGTCTGGTTGGCGACGACGACACGAACCATCACCATCCCGGCCGAACTCGACCCGGTGGCCGTGCTCGGCCCCGTCGACGAGGTGCTGCGCGAGATCGAACAGGCGTTCGACGAGCTGACGATCATCGTGCGGGGCAATCGCATCGCCATCCTGTCGCGCACGCGCCGGGGGGAGACGCAGGCCGAACAGGCCGAACAGATGCTCGACACGATCATCCAGGCCGCATACAGCGCGCCGATGGACGCCGACACCGTGCGGCGACTGCTGGACCGCCGCGTGCTGAGCAACCGCGTGCGCCAGGACCAGCCCGTGCGCGGGCGCGCGGCGGGCGCGCAGACCGCCCCCGCGGCCGCGGCACCGGCGAATAATGCGCCGTCCTCCGGGCCGGGCCGGAACAAGCCCCGCGTGCCCGGCGTGATCACCTTTGCGCTCGGTGTGCCCGTGCGGCCGAAGACCGCCGGCCAGATCGCCTACGTCAACGCGATCGAATCGCACACCATCACCTTCGCCATCGGTCCGGCCGGCACCGGCAAGACCTATCTGGCCGTGGCCAAGGCCGTGCAGGCGTTCCAGGAGAAGCGCGTGAGGCGCATCATCCTGACCCGTCCCGCCGTGGAGGCAGGGGAGAACCTCGGCTTCCTGCCCGGCACGCTCAACGAGAAGGTGGACCCGTATCTGCGCCCGCTGTACGACGCCCTGTCCGACATGCTCGGCTCCGACCAGCTGCGCCGCTACATGGACGACGGCAGCATCGAGGTGGCGCCGCTCGCCTACATGCGCGGGCGCACGCTCAACGACGCGTTCGTGATCCTCGACGAGGCGCAGAACACCACCGAGCAGCAGATGAAGATGTTCCTGACCCGTCTGGGATTCAACACGACGATGGTCATCACCGGCGACATTACGCAGGTCGACCTGACCGTGCCGCGTTCGGGCCTCGCCACGATCGAGCACATTCTCGGCGGCATCGACGACATCGCGTTCGCCCACCTGGCCGCCGAGGACGTGGTCCGCCACCAGCTCGTCGGCAAAATCGTCGAGGCGTACGACCGCCATTCGGCCATCGCCGGCGACCACAGCACCAAGGCGCGCCGCGAGCACGGCGAGGCGAAGCAGTACGGGCGCGAGGGGCGCATGGACGGCAGAACGGAAAGGAACGCGTCCGAATGAGCGTTGACGTCACCAACGAAACCGTATGGAACATCGACCCGAAAGTGTTCTCCGACCTTGGCGTGTGGGTGATGGACCAGATGCGCGTGAGCACGCAGTCCGATCTGACCGTCATATTCGTGGACCCCGAGCCGATCGCCGAGCTGCACATGCGGTGGATGAACCTTGAGGGGCCGACCGATGTGATGAGCTTTCCGATGGACGAGCTGCGGCCCGGCGACGGCAAGACCGTCATGGAGGGCGTGCTCGGCGACATCGTGATCTGCCCGTGGGTCGCGGCCCAGCAGGCGGCGGCCTCGGGGCACAGTGTGCTGGAGGAGATGGCCCTGCTCA encodes the following:
- a CDS encoding 16S rRNA (uracil(1498)-N(3))-methyltransferase, which encodes MTNPLFLLDPSRDDVPVNCDELNTGWKITLPAAVRRHAVQAMRLSEGDELDLSDGEGLRIRAVIADADAGLAEVREVGREAQPVTRLALIQALAKTGHDEQAIDVATQIGVDTVIPWQADRSIAKWKAGRTDRKWRQVLTAATEQSRRAWTPRLADCVSSKQIVAICRRACVHGDLVIVLHQDATDTWDGIEGLVRAMADKCLEDGRPRTVSVVVGPEGGISEDEVEAFTAAGARAVVLGTNILRASAAGPVALSLLARALGRFA
- the sufD gene encoding Fe-S cluster assembly protein SufD; this translates as MASNETELNIPVADPNDPYAIPAAMPSSADRAPRSFEVSAFPQPDRKQEEWRYTPLERIEEFFDVFKPSGETAIVVSNVDGTPVDPERVAVSQKRLGEGGSGTVSKPNDRVSAVEWNSGHTATIVELNGELDQPVLIRVVGGGMDLDALHLVIIADDGTHADVVVEHNGKARLAEGVEITTGRDSHVSATFVQEWDKESKHVGNHRIHVGEGASLRHSVVTLSGSIVRIRMDQDFGGPQGNLNMLGIYFVDPGEHIEHRTMVVHNHPECKSRVVYKGALDGKDAHSTWVGNALIEPTAPGTDSYELNRNLVLTPGAIADSEPNLEIENGNIIGAGHASSVGRFDDEELFYLQSRGIPETEARKLVVRGFFGELVEEIGVPAIAQHLMDVIDRRLARGEDAAMQAVLEDK
- a CDS encoding metal-sulfur cluster assembly factor, whose protein sequence is MSDNLVPEPESSVFDTVNKVLGDEEAARRVMANPNLVAVANGPSDQHAHGDGACACGGHGDGQCCQSGEDDIPLKAVDDIGRATAADVKEALHQVIDPELGIDVIDLGLVYGIEIDELGRAIITMTLTTPACPLTDLIEDECASTLAGLVEEFRIDWTWQPRWTTDKITPEGREQLAALGFNFDNMPKY
- the sufC gene encoding Fe-S cluster assembly ATPase SufC, translated to MSTLEIKDLYASVETKEGRKQILKGVNLTVNSGETHAIMGPNGSGKSTLAYTLAGHPKYEVDSGEVLLDGVDILKQTPDERAKEGLFLAMQYPVEVPGVSMTNFLRTAKTEVDGKAPAIRTWTKELSEAMKRLRMDPKFATRSVNEGFSGGEKKRAEVLQLELLKPKFAILDETDSGLDVDALRIVSEGVNRAKEANDFGILMVTHYTRILKYIKPDIVHVFADGHFVKTGGPELADELEENGYDQYLPEGSDSESALA
- the sufB gene encoding Fe-S cluster assembly protein SufB; its protein translation is MSQYVADRARVNEEKIKQDDEIIQQFGDYSYGWHDSDAAGEAAKRGIDENVVRSISADKGEPQWMLDMRLRGFKAFLDKPMPDWGVDLSGFNADDFKYYVKPIEKQAKTWEELPDDIRNTYDRLGIPEAEKSRLVSGVAAQYESEVIYNSIQKDLADQGVIFVDTDTAVREYPDLVRKYFGTVVSPEDNKFGALNTAAWSGGSFVYVPKGVHVDIPLQAYFRINTPAMGQFERTLIIADEGSYVHYVEGCTAPIWSEDSLHAAIVEIIVEKHARVRYTTVQNWSNNVYNLVTQRAYVREGGTMEWVDGNIGSKATMKYPACILAEPYATASTMSLGFAGKGQYQDTGAKMIHLAPHTSSTIVAKSISRGGGRSAYRGLVKIVDGAEGSSNSTVCDALLVDDFSRSDTYPHVDVREDDVTMAHEATVSKVSEDQLFYLMSRGLEEKEAMGMIVRGFVEPISRELPMEYALELNRLVELQMEGSVG
- a CDS encoding cysteine desulfurase translates to MTDFKAIRAQFPILDQQIHGHPLVYLDSAATSQKPQCVIDAEAEFYRTINAGVHRGAHELAARSTTAFEDARAKVARLVGANAAEGEEEIVVTAGATAGLNLLATAFGNASLGRGGEAAKRFALKPGDEIVVSKAEHHSVLLPFQELAYRTGATLKWFDLTEDGRIRSDTAGEVITERTKVVAITHVGNTTGAITDIASIVRRAHEVGAVFVLDACQSVPHLAVDFHALDVDFAAWSAHKMYGPTGVGFLYGKREMLEALPPANFGGSMVELAWMDQPAQYMEPPARFEAGTQPVAQVVAAGVAAEWMMGVGMANIEAHERTIAAELLKLGDIDGVRILGPRENVNRIGTVAFDVAGVHPHDVGQFIDAQGIAIRVGHHCAQPVHRHFGLYASNRASSGVYNSVDDARALVEAVAKVRPFFKA
- the sufU gene encoding Fe-S cluster assembly sulfur transfer protein SufU yields the protein MSDFGISGDGLEQMYQEVILEAARDPHGKETFAPDLASEQASGAGKSTMRASHEYCTPGESHQFNPTCGDEATVHAEVSDAEPHRIERLVWDGHGCSISQASLSVMVDLVAGRTVDEAMDLFRDFHELMESRGAGLNDDAKEEQLGDAVVFQGVSKYPMRIKCALLGWEGMRDAVAKALAAKPQR
- the glgC gene encoding glucose-1-phosphate adenylyltransferase, producing the protein MAKNKQKILSIVLAGGEGTRLMPLTRDRAKPAVPFGGVFRLIDFPLSNLVNSDYRHIIVLTQYKSHSLDRHISQMWRFSSLLGNYVSPVPAQQRLGKHWYLGSADAIYQTINIIEDVQPDIVVIVGADHVYRMDFGQMVEQHIASGAEFTVAGIRQPISQSNQFGVIDVDPEHPNQIREFQEKPEHAAGLPDDPNSFLASMGNYVANTDALFDALAKDEKAEDTKHDMGGDIAPYFASRGEAGVYDFNSNVIPGATPTDHAYWRDVGTLKQFYDAHMDLIAYVPEFNLYNQAWPIYTNSGTLPPAKFVHAGRDRLGHATDSIVSPGVIVSGGEVHHSVLSPNVHIHSWAQVVDSILFDGVTINRRARVYKAILDKNVVLTENSTVGIDTEHDLARGFTVTPDGITVVPKGTVVDD
- a CDS encoding TrmH family RNA methyltransferase — translated: MRFITIDSIDDERVSAYTNLTEIQLRNRLEPAKGLFIAESPKVIDRALAAGREPISLLVEEPWIEGMADTFAFVDEHWGPSVPVYVASSEQLRQLTGYRLHRGALSAMRRWPLPSVAEVCRGARRIAIMENIVDHTNVGALMRSAAALDVDAVLVTPSCGDPLYRRAARVSMGTVFQIPWTRIGTESRHAWPFDGLEELHGLGFTTVAIALTDDSISLDELVRRLGNAQDEPDHIDKLALIFGTEGDGLSRHTIANADLTVKIPMSHGVDSLNVAASSAVAFYSTRLH